In Fervidobacterium nodosum Rt17-B1, one genomic interval encodes:
- a CDS encoding acyl-CoA mutase large subunit family protein, which produces MDEKFEQAKKRYEEVVKKSISKVPERKETFYSTSGYEIKRLYTPEDIANLDYVEDLGFPGEYPFTRGVQPTMYRARHWTMRQYAGFGTAEESNKRYKYLLEQGQTGLSVAFDLPTQIGYDSDDPMAEGEVGRVGVAIDSLEDMEILFDGIPLDQVSTSMTINSTAMILLSMYIAVAEKQGVSQEKLSGTIQNDILKEYIARGTYIYPPEPSMRLITDIFEYCSKYMPKWNPISISGYHIREAGSTAVQEVAFTLADGITYVESAVKKGLDPNVFGKRLSFFFAAHNNFLEEIAKFRAARRLWAKIMKNRFGVTDPEAMKLRFHTQTGGSTLTAQQPMNNIIRVTIQALAAVLGGTQSLHTNSYDEALALPTEESARIALRTQQIIAYESGVADTIDPLAGSYVIEAMTNEIEKRAMEYIEKIDQLGGMVKAIEMGYVQKEIHESAYKHQLAVEKGEEIIVGVNKFTIKEDLKQKEVLKVDPELEQKQKERLKKLKEKRDNEKVKKLLNKIKEVAATDENLFPYVLEAVKAYATVGEISNALREVFGEYTETVIV; this is translated from the coding sequence ATGGATGAAAAATTCGAACAAGCAAAAAAAAGATATGAAGAGGTCGTTAAAAAATCAATATCAAAAGTTCCTGAAAGAAAAGAAACTTTCTATTCAACATCAGGATACGAAATAAAAAGGCTATACACACCCGAAGATATAGCCAACCTTGATTATGTTGAAGACCTAGGTTTCCCTGGTGAATACCCATTTACACGTGGTGTTCAACCAACAATGTACCGTGCAAGGCACTGGACGATGAGACAATACGCCGGGTTTGGTACCGCGGAAGAATCAAATAAACGCTACAAATATCTACTTGAGCAAGGGCAAACGGGACTTTCTGTTGCATTCGACCTTCCAACACAGATAGGCTATGACTCAGACGACCCCATGGCAGAAGGCGAAGTCGGAAGAGTTGGCGTTGCAATAGATTCACTCGAAGATATGGAAATACTCTTTGATGGTATACCATTAGACCAAGTAAGTACATCAATGACCATAAATAGCACCGCGATGATATTACTTTCGATGTACATAGCAGTTGCTGAAAAACAGGGCGTATCACAGGAAAAACTCAGTGGAACAATCCAAAACGATATCCTCAAAGAATACATCGCACGTGGCACATACATATACCCACCAGAACCATCAATGAGACTAATTACAGATATATTTGAATACTGTTCAAAATACATGCCAAAATGGAACCCAATAAGCATAAGTGGGTACCATATAAGAGAAGCAGGTTCAACAGCCGTGCAAGAAGTAGCCTTCACATTGGCAGATGGAATAACATACGTTGAATCAGCAGTCAAAAAAGGACTGGATCCAAACGTATTTGGTAAGAGGCTCTCATTCTTCTTCGCTGCGCACAACAACTTCTTAGAAGAAATAGCGAAATTCAGAGCCGCAAGAAGACTATGGGCAAAAATTATGAAAAATAGATTTGGTGTAACTGACCCAGAAGCAATGAAACTCCGCTTCCATACTCAAACGGGTGGTTCCACACTTACAGCACAACAACCAATGAACAACATAATAAGGGTCACAATCCAAGCACTTGCCGCCGTTCTCGGTGGTACGCAATCGTTACATACAAACAGCTATGACGAAGCATTAGCTCTACCAACCGAAGAATCAGCAAGAATTGCTCTCAGAACACAACAGATAATCGCCTACGAATCAGGTGTTGCTGATACAATTGACCCATTAGCGGGTTCATACGTAATAGAAGCTATGACAAACGAGATAGAAAAGAGAGCCATGGAATACATCGAAAAAATAGACCAACTTGGTGGAATGGTTAAAGCCATAGAAATGGGATATGTACAAAAAGAAATCCACGAAAGTGCATACAAACACCAACTTGCAGTAGAGAAAGGTGAAGAAATAATCGTTGGAGTAAACAAATTCACAATAAAAGAGGATTTAAAACAAAAAGAAGTTTTAAAAGTCGACCCAGAACTTGAACAAAAACAAAAAGAAAGACTCAAAAAACTCAAAGAAAAAAGAGACAATGAAAAAGTAAAGAAACTCCTCAATAAAATAAAAGAAGTAGCAGCAACAGATGAAAATCTCTTCCCATACGTACTTGAAGCAGTAAAAGCATATGCCACCGTTGGAGAAATAAGCAACGCATTAAGGGAAGTATTCGGAGAATACACTGAAACAGTCATAGTTTAA
- a CDS encoding flagellar protein FliT gives MEDKNAKNETQETLDILEIEKQIDLAIEDEDYEKLNTLLDQREKLLPILPENTLREIYERDLKRQENLKQKFEELKSLTKNIEDGKRMVQSYIQQDDKGQILNRQG, from the coding sequence GTGGAAGACAAAAACGCAAAAAATGAGACACAAGAAACATTAGATATTCTTGAAATAGAAAAACAAATAGATCTGGCGATAGAAGATGAAGATTACGAAAAGCTTAACACATTACTCGATCAAAGAGAAAAGTTACTCCCTATATTACCCGAAAATACACTACGAGAAATCTACGAAAGAGATTTAAAACGTCAAGAAAATCTAAAACAAAAATTCGAAGAACTAAAAAGCCTAACTAAAAACATTGAAGATGGCAAACGTATGGTCCAATCGTACATACAACAGGATGATAAAGGTCAGATATTAAACAGACAAGGATAA